The following is a genomic window from Rutidosis leptorrhynchoides isolate AG116_Rl617_1_P2 chromosome 8, CSIRO_AGI_Rlap_v1, whole genome shotgun sequence.
TTAGGTATATATTTAGAAGCACATAGTACAACCTTGAAAGCACATCATGACATCAGCGTAAACTCCCTTTTATTATATAGTATAGATATAGATTGATATCAAATAATATAAAATCAATTGACTCATTCTCATAATATATTGTGGCCTCACCTTAGTCCTCTCACCACCTCTCATTTCAAGAATTCTTTATAAACTATAAATAATTGGTTTCTTGTTTTTGTGAAAGCTTATTAATTTCTTTGACCCATCAGATTTTCTTAATTTCATCAGAACCACCTCCAACCTAACTCTGCTCTACTTCTCCTACGGAGGAGACGTTCGCAGAGCTACATACACTCAGAATGGTACACACAAGGTTCACCACCTCTGCTACTTCACCTCATTCGCATCACGTAGATGATCACGCCAATGATGGTTCGTGTCTTTTTTCAATTCGCATAACGCACATTGTTCCTATGTTTATTACAGTATATGTTTTGACTCTTgatgtatgtatgcatgtggtaCGTGTTCTATATGTAACAGGATTAACTATTGATCAAGGAATCGCTTGTGTTCTAATGCTGGTGGCGTTGGTACTTACGTACCTCATTCACTGACTTCCACTTCTTTTTTTAGTATCATTCATCCTTTCACCCATCAAAGAAAGAACGTCTTCAAGAGTATCATCGTCGttgtcgtcatcatcatcatcataaagaaGATGTATGTTAGTGTGCATCCGAATCTAGATCTATCTTTTTGAAACGGATTTTGAGGGGTAGGAAGGATGAAACGGTGGTCAAGTTTTAGATTTGCATTGTGTTGATTCACGATGAAATTTTCCTGtaaatatcaagaattaaaaccttTGATTTTTTTATGTTAAAAAACTTATTCTTATGTGTGCATTTTTCACAATGCCATCGACGTTTGAATGACGTAATACTGTGCAAACATTTAAATCGTATTGAATTTGCATAAAACTAGTAGAAGAAAGTAAACAAAAAAGTCCCAGATCATGCAATTGCGTGTCGATCAAGAATAGATATAATAATGAATATTTTATGTTCATACTTGTGAATATACACCTCGATATAACAGATACAAACAACAAAAAACAAATGACCAATGACTATATAGATTTTGTAACTGTTTTGTACGCCCATTGTTTATTATGACCAAAATTAATTGACAGAGCAATGTAACATTTGTAAAATGTTTATGGGTTAGTTACATTATTTACCTTCGGCTAAGGCATAATTGTTCAACTGTCAACACCAAATACAAAATTTCTACAATGACAAATCATACTGCTAAAACAGTAGGGGTTTGTTTGTAGATGGAAATTTGAAAGACAAAATTAGTAGTAGTGTTGTCATTTGGCAATAACAAGAGCATCTAAATCTAACCGACTACCAAAACAGCTAATCAGTATgccgtatgtgtataattattctcCTCCAGAGATGAAGTCTAATGAAATGAACAATGGTGTCAGCTTATTCGTgaatttgcatgttgttgttgttgatgatgtagAACATACTTGACAACCTCATAAAAAGATACAACGATTCCCACTGATGGCCCTGCACGCCCAACACGGGGCCCTACCCCTGTAAATAGTCCCCTCATTCCACCATCCCTatatgaattaattaataaatattcaaGGTTAACAAACATTAGCTTGTGTTTGAAATGTATTGGTTTGCTATAAAGTTTCATAATGAAATTATGAATGATAATGATGTTTGAATCATTACATACCTCCAAACTTCCATTAGAGTCTTCCTGGTTGTCATCCGTAATGCTCTAGCAGGATCCTTCTGCAATAACAGAAACACAAAGTGGAAATGTTAGTAATGATGTAAAATCATGCCGCTCATTGATGTATTTTGCATAGcaagtactccctccgtcccatattaatagtagaagtattccattttgggatgtctcaaattaatagtccacttccataaatagaaaagaataagccGCTTAATTTCTATTATGCCCTCAATGCATGTGGATAGGattaaaggagagagaaaatgtaagggtaaaagtgaaaagtaaacagaaagtacattacttttatgatttcctttaaACTCTGTTTTTGTGTGTTTTTGTTTgtgaactattaatatgggacggagggagtagttaAGAACGTAATGTGCATAAAGCATACTTCAACGAAGAAGTACCTCAATTTGTCTTCGGGTTTTTGCAACATCAAGTGGACATGTGGCGGCAGCAGCAAGGCTACCAGCAACAAAACCAGCAGAGAAATTGGCTCCAAGCACGCTGGCGGCATTGGCTTCATCACCACCCACCAAACTAAGAAGTCTTCTTCTAACTGGCTCAAGTGTAGACCAACATATGGCAGAAAAGGGTACGTCACGAGCAAGTTGTGCCCCAAGACCAGTCCACAGGGCACGATAACTTTGTACTGCACTCAAATCAACAAAATATATTACAACCCTGAAGAATCTTGACAGTCAGATCCCACTCTTGTTTAAGGACATAGCTATTAATTAAGCATCACATTCACGATATGAAACAATTAGGTTCTTACAGTTGTTCTGCTTCAtattttctgatgtcttgacattAGATAATATATCCACCAACGTCCTCCACACTCCAGGAGCTTTCTTACCAGTGTTGAAATCTTTGAAAGCCTATGTACAAAATAGAAATGGAACAGGGTAAGATATTATGTATAAAGAAGTTCACAAACCAAAAACAATGCAAATTGACTACTGCATCTGCATCTGCATCAGCGAATCAAAATCTTCAACCAATTGCGGtataaagttaaaaaaaataaataaataaacgaagCTAATAATATAAGCACCTGCATGCGGGTTCTAGCAAGTTCTATAGGATAGCAAGTAGTACAAGCCAATGAACGTGAGAGTGATCCAGCCAGAAGAGGGGCGTACGGAGTCATGTTTGGAGCATTCTGAGCTGCAAACTCTTCAAACCAAATGCGAAATATGTCATAGCAAGGAAGATAGATTCCCACCTGCAGTTGATTGAAAAAACCATAAATTAATGGAAGTTTAAACAATAGTTCTATGCATCAACTAACCACAAAATTTTATCAGCAAATTATAATGAGTCGCTTTATCAAAGGACTTACAGTTGGAATAGCCAGGGCAAGACCGGCATTTGTGCCTCTCCATAATCTTGAAACTCCCTCCTGAAAGACTCCGGTTACATCTCTCAAGACAACTTCCAAAATTTCAATGAAtaaaaaacagaaagaaaaaaaaaaaaactaggatGCAAGAGCACCAACCTGGCGAATAATTTTATAGAAAACATCCAATGTTCCTTTGTACTCGAAACAATCTGGCGGACAAATTGACACTGTACCGTGTACTCCAGCTCGGGTACATGATGGTGAACATCTTAGATCCGCAAACAACTACATATACATAATACGAAAAACTGAAGTGAGCATCAAGTATATGACCAATCTGATTCATATATCAATTAAC
Proteins encoded in this region:
- the LOC139862362 gene encoding mitochondrial carrier protein MTM1-like; translated protein: MLNKKNEFKEYDHGILFANSDQSTTHEFQLELNSDSLTMIDPIKQPPQQHTSTKSNDKLGFYERALSAAGAAFLSAIIVNPLDVAKTRLQAQAAGVAYSHPMTNHTTRMAVFGPNMLFADLRCSPSCTRAGVHGTVSICPPDCFEYKGTLDVFYKIIRQEGVSRLWRGTNAGLALAIPTVGIYLPCYDIFRIWFEEFAAQNAPNMTPYAPLLAGSLSRSLACTTCYPIELARTRMQAFKDFNTGKKAPGVWRTLVDILSNVQSYRALWTGLGAQLARDVPFSAICWSTLEPVRRRLLSLVGGDEANAASVLGANFSAGFVAGSLAAAATCPLDVAKTRRQIEKDPARALRMTTRKTLMEVWRDGGMRGLFTGVGPRVGRAGPSVGIVVSFYEVVKYVLHHQQQQHANSRIS